Proteins encoded together in one Miscanthus floridulus cultivar M001 chromosome 16, ASM1932011v1, whole genome shotgun sequence window:
- the LOC136509999 gene encoding structural maintenance of chromosomes protein 3-like isoform X1 yields MYIKKVIIEGFKSYREEISTEPFSPKVNVVVGANGSGKSNFFHAIRFVLSDMFQNLRSEDRGALLHEGAGHSVVSAFVEIVFDNSDNRIPVDKEEVRLRRTVASKKDEYYLDGKHVSKTEVMNLLESAGFSRSNPYYVVQQGKIASLTLMKDSERLDLLKEIGGTRVYEDRRKESLKIMTETANKRKQIDQVVHYLEERLRELDEEKEELKKYQQLDKQKRSLEYTILDHELNDARNELASMDDNRRKISESMSLADNEVVDVREMIKSFDKEIKVSTKGINDTKAQKEGVEKRRTEALKVVAQIELDLRDIKDRIVNEKRAKDEAARDLQSVRRESEKSKSELAEISKVHQTKLKEEEEISKSIMDREKRLSILYQKQGRATQFANKAARDKWLQKEIEDLKPVLLSNRKQEGLLQEEIQKLKDEITDLTNYIESRKNESSKLEEALAKRHNDYNDLRKQRDVLQEERKSYWKEESEVTAELDRLQEELVKAKKSLDHATPGDIRRGLNSVNTIIKDYGISGVFGPVLELVDCEEKFFTAVEVTAANSLFHVVVENDDISTRIIELLTRIKGGRVTFIPLNRVKVPDLSCPQSPDFVPLLKKLKYRAEHRRAFEQVFGRTVICRDLETATKVARSNGLDCITLDGDQVGKKGAMTGGFYDSRRSKLKLVKIVRDNHTAIEKKATHLEAVGNKLKDIDKKITDLVTKQQQMDAERDHAKSELEQFKVDIARAMKQKVSLEKALGKKDKSLDNIRNQIEQVQSSIAMKNDEMGTELIDQLTSEERDVLSRLNPEITDLKERFLMCKNSRIEIETRKEELETNLSTNLIRRQKELEAIISSADSRTLPLEAEAKEQELKSSKRNLDELTSLLKANVDAINNFTRKMDDLKRKRDDLKTREVILEQTVQDGAKDLEQLMNSRSTYLAKQEECTKKIRDLGSLPADAFEAYKRKNKKQLHKMLYDCNEQLKQFSHVNQKALDQYVNFTEQREQLQRRRAELDAGDVKIMELISVLDQRKDESIERTFKGVARHFREVFSELVQGGHGYLVMMKKKDGDAVDDDEDEDGPRDPGPEGRIEKYIGVKVKVSFTGKGETQSMKQLSGGQKTVVALTLIFAIQRCDPAPFYLFDEIDAALDPQYRTAVGNMIRRLADMADTQFIATTFRPEIAKVADKIYGVTHKNRVSYINVVSKEQALDFIEHDQTHNAS; encoded by the exons ATGTATATAAAGAAG GTCATAATCGAAGGGTTTAAGAGCTACAGGGAGGAGATCTCAACAGAGCCCTTCAGTCCCAAAGTTAACGTAGTTG TTGGTGCAAATGGATCTGGCAAATCAAATTTCTTTCATG CTATACGATTTGTCCTGAGTGACATGTTTCAGAACCTGCGAAGTGAAGATAGGGGTGCCCTTCTCCAT GAAGGTGCTGGACACTCGGTTGTATCTGCTTTTGTTGAGATAGTGTTTGACAATTCAGACAATCGTATTCCA GTTGATAAAGAAGAGGTACGCTTGCGCAGGACAGTTGCTTCAAAGAAGGATGAATACTACTTGGATGGGAAGCATGTCAG TAAAACTGAAGTCATGAATCTGCTGGAGAGTGCTGGTTTCTCTCGTTCTAATCCATACTACGTTGTCCAGCAAGGAAAG ATTGCATCCCTTACCCTGATGAAAGATTCTGAACGACTGGATCTTCTCAAAGAGATTGGTGGTACACGTGTTTACGAGGATAGACGGAAGGAGAGCTTGAAAATAATGACCGAAACAG CCAACAAAAGGAAGCAGATTGATCAAGTTGTCCACTACCTGGAGGAAAGACTCAGAGAACTCGATGAAGAGAAAGAAGAACTAAAGAAGTACCAGCAGCTGGACAAACAGAAAAGATCACTTGAGTATACTATATTGGACCATGAACTTAATGATGCAAGGAATGAATTAGCTTCG ATGGATGATAACCGAAGAAAAATTTCTGAAAGTATGTCCCTTGCGGACAATGAAGTGGTGGATGTCCGAGAGATGATCAAGAGTTTTGATAAAGAAATAAAAGTCTCAACTAAAGGGATAAATGATACCAAGGCGCAAAAGGAAGGTGTTGAGAAGAGGCGTACTGAAGCTCTGAAGGTAGTTGCTCAGAttgaacttgatttgagagaTATAAAAGACAGGATTGTGAATGAGAAGCGAGCAAAG GATGAAGCAGCGAGGGATTTACAGAGTGtgaggagagagagtgaaaagTCAAAGTCTGAATTGGCTGAAATTAGTAAGGTGCATCAGACCAAACTAaaggaagaggaagagatatCAAAGAg CATTATGGATCGTGAGAAGCGGCTAAGTATATTGTACCAAAAGCAGGGGAGGGCGACCCAATTCGCAAACAAAGCTGCTAGAGATAAGTGGCTTCAAAAGGAAATTGAAGATCTCAAGCCTGTACTTTTATCAAATAGAAAGCAG GAAGGTTTACTTCAAGAAGAAATTCAGAAGCTTAAAGATGAAATCACTGATTTAACTAACTACATTGAGTCTAGGAAAAACGAATCAAGTAAGTTAGAGGAAGCACTTGCAAAAAGACATAATGACTACAACGATTTGAGGAAGCAGAGAGATGTGCTTCAAGAAGAAAGGAA GTCATATTGGAAGGAGGAATCTGAGGTGACAGCTGAACTTGATAGGCTACAAGAAGAGCTTGTAAAGGCAAAGAAAAGCTTGGACCATGCAACTCCTGGG GATATTAGGAGAGGCCTGAATTCTGTTAACACAATCATTAAGGACTATGGTATTTCTGGAGTTTTTGGTCCTGTATTAGAACTGGTTGATTGCGAAGAGAAGTTCTTTACAGCTGTTGAGGTCACTGCTGCAAATAG CTTGTTCCATGTGGTTGTCGAGAACGATGACATATCAACCAGGATCATTGAATTATTGACTCGAATAAAAGGTGGAAGGGTGACATTTATACCACTGAACAGAGTGAAAGTTCCAGACCTCAGCTGTCCACAAAGTCCTGATTTTGTTCCGTTGTTGAAAAAATTGAAATATCGAGCTGAGCATCGTCGTGCTTTCGAACAG GTTTTTGGCAGGACAGTCATATGCCGAGATCTGGAAACTGCGACAAAAGTTGCACGTAGCAATGGTCTAGATTGCATCACACTTGATG GTGATCAAGTAGGGAAAAAAGGTGCTATGACAGGAGGTTTCTATGATTCTAGACGCTCAAAACTAAAGCTTGTGAAAATAGTAAGGGATAACCATACAGCAATTGAGAAAAAGGCGACTCATCTAGAGGCTGTCGGAAATAAGCTAAAAG ATATAGATAAGAAAATTACAGATTTAGTTACCAAACAGCAACAAATGGATGCTGAACGTGATCATGCCAAGTCGGAGTTGGAACAATTTAAGGTTGACATTGCCAGGGCTATGAAGCAAAAGGTGTCACTTGAGAAAGCCCTTGGCAAGAAG GACAAATCACTTGACAACATCCGCAACCAAATTGAGCAAGTCCAGTCTAGCATTGCAATGAAGAATGATGAAATGGGCACAGAGCTTATTGATCAGCTAACTTCAGAAGAAAGAGATGTCCTTTCACGATTGAATCCTGAAATTACTGATTTGAAGGAGAGGTTTCTAATGTGTAAAAACAGTCGGATTGAG ATTGAAACGCGAAAGGAAGAATTAGAGACCAATTTATCAACGAATCTTATCAGGCGTCAGAAAGAGCTAGAAGCGATAATTTCATCTGCAGATTCTAGAACCTTGCCTCTGGAAGCTGAGGCAAAAGAGCAAGAACTGAAAAGTTCCAAGAGAAATCTTGATGAATTAACTTCGTTATTAAAGG CTAATGTCGATGCCATAAATAACTTCACCAGAAAGATGGATGATCTGAAAAGAAAAAGGGATGATCTGAAG ACTCGTGAAGTGATTTTGGAGCAGACTGTACAAGATGGTGCGAAAGACTTGGAACAGTTGATGAACAGCAGGAGCACTTATCTAGCCAAGCAAGAAGAGTGCACGAAGAAGATCCGAGACTTGGGCTCGTTGCCTGCTGATGCTTTTGAAGC GtacaaaaggaaaaacaagaaaCAGCTACATAAGATGCTCTATGACTGTAATGAGCAGTTGAAGCAGTTTAGTCATGTGAACCAAAAGGCTCTTGACCAATATGTGAACTTCACAGAACAACGCGAACAACTGCAGAGAAGGCGGGCTGAACTTGATGCCGGTGATGTG AAAATTATGGAACTCATATCGGTTTTAGACCAAAGGAAGGATGAATCAATTGAGCGCACATTTAAAGGGGTTGCAAGGCACTTCCGTGAAGTGTTCTCTGAGCTGGTGCAAGGTGGTCATGGATATTTGGTTATGATGAAGAAAAAG GATGGAGATGcagttgatgatgatgaggatgaggatggacCTCGTGACCCAGGCCCTGAAGGGAGAATAGAGAAGTATATTGGTGTGAAAGTCAAG GTTTCCTTTACTGGCAAGGGAGAAACTCAGTCTATGAAACAATTGTCAGGCGGACAGAAGACGGTGGTCGCGTTAACACTAATTTTTGCTATCCAACGATGTGATCCAGCTCCATTTTATCTGTTCGATGAGATTGATGCTGCTCTGGATCCACAGTACCGAACAGCAGTTGGAA ATATGATCCGCCGTCTAGCTGACATGGCTGACACTCAGTTCATCGCGACCACATTCCGGCCGGAGATTGCCAAAGTGGCTGATAAGATATATGGTGTGACACACAAGAACAGGGTGAGCTACATCAACGTGGTGTCCAAGGAGCAGGCCCTGGACTTCAttgagcatgaccagacgcacaATGCCAGCTGA
- the LOC136509999 gene encoding structural maintenance of chromosomes protein 3-like isoform X2 — translation MYIKKVIIEGFKSYREEISTEPFSPKVNVVVGANGSGKSNFFHAIRFVLSDMFQNLRSEDRGALLHEGAGHSVVSAFVEIVFDNSDNRIPVDKEEVRLRRTVASKKDEYYLDGKHVSKTEVMNLLESAGFSRSNPYYVVQQGKIASLTLMKDSERLDLLKEIGGTRVYEDRRKESLKIMTETANKRKQIDQVVHYLEERLRELDEEKEELKKYQQLDKQKRSLEYTILDHELNDARNELASMDDNRRKISESMSLADNEVVDVREMIKSFDKEIKVSTKGINDTKAQKEGVEKRRTEALKVVAQIELDLRDIKDRIVNEKRAKDEAARDLQSVRRESEKSKSELAEISKVHQTKLKEEEEISKSIMDREKRLSILYQKQGRATQFANKAARDKWLQKEIEDLKPVLLSNRKQEGLLQEEIQKLKDEITDLTNYIESRKNESSKLEEALAKRHNDYNDLRKQRDVLQEERKSYWKEESEVTAELDRLQEELVKAKKSLDHATPGDIRRGLNSVNTIIKDYGISGVFGPVLELVDCEEKFFTAVEVTAANSLFHVVVENDDISTRIIELLTRIKGGRVTFIPLNRVKVPDLSCPQSPDFVPLLKKLKYRAEHRRAFEQVFGRTVICRDLETATKVARSNGLDCITLDGDQVGKKGAMTGGFYDSRRSKLKLVKIVRDNHTAIEKKATHLEAVGNKLKDIDKKITDLVTKQQQMDAERDHAKSELEQFKVDIARAMKQKVSLEKALGKKDKSLDNIRNQIEQVQSSIAMKNDEMGTELIDQLTSEERDVLSRLNPEITDLKERFLMCKNSRIEIETRKEELETNLSTNLIRRQKELEAIISSADSRTLPLEAEAKEQELKSSKRNLDELTSLLKANVDAINNFTRKMDDLKRKRDDLKTREVILEQTVQDGAKDLEQLMNSRSTYLAKQEECTKKIRDLGSLPADAFEAYKRKNKKQLHKMLYDCNEQLKQFSHVNQKALDQYVNFTEQREQLQRRRAELDAGDVKIMELISVLDQRKDESIERTFKGVARHFREVFSELVQGGHGYLVMMKKKLFI, via the exons ATGTATATAAAGAAG GTCATAATCGAAGGGTTTAAGAGCTACAGGGAGGAGATCTCAACAGAGCCCTTCAGTCCCAAAGTTAACGTAGTTG TTGGTGCAAATGGATCTGGCAAATCAAATTTCTTTCATG CTATACGATTTGTCCTGAGTGACATGTTTCAGAACCTGCGAAGTGAAGATAGGGGTGCCCTTCTCCAT GAAGGTGCTGGACACTCGGTTGTATCTGCTTTTGTTGAGATAGTGTTTGACAATTCAGACAATCGTATTCCA GTTGATAAAGAAGAGGTACGCTTGCGCAGGACAGTTGCTTCAAAGAAGGATGAATACTACTTGGATGGGAAGCATGTCAG TAAAACTGAAGTCATGAATCTGCTGGAGAGTGCTGGTTTCTCTCGTTCTAATCCATACTACGTTGTCCAGCAAGGAAAG ATTGCATCCCTTACCCTGATGAAAGATTCTGAACGACTGGATCTTCTCAAAGAGATTGGTGGTACACGTGTTTACGAGGATAGACGGAAGGAGAGCTTGAAAATAATGACCGAAACAG CCAACAAAAGGAAGCAGATTGATCAAGTTGTCCACTACCTGGAGGAAAGACTCAGAGAACTCGATGAAGAGAAAGAAGAACTAAAGAAGTACCAGCAGCTGGACAAACAGAAAAGATCACTTGAGTATACTATATTGGACCATGAACTTAATGATGCAAGGAATGAATTAGCTTCG ATGGATGATAACCGAAGAAAAATTTCTGAAAGTATGTCCCTTGCGGACAATGAAGTGGTGGATGTCCGAGAGATGATCAAGAGTTTTGATAAAGAAATAAAAGTCTCAACTAAAGGGATAAATGATACCAAGGCGCAAAAGGAAGGTGTTGAGAAGAGGCGTACTGAAGCTCTGAAGGTAGTTGCTCAGAttgaacttgatttgagagaTATAAAAGACAGGATTGTGAATGAGAAGCGAGCAAAG GATGAAGCAGCGAGGGATTTACAGAGTGtgaggagagagagtgaaaagTCAAAGTCTGAATTGGCTGAAATTAGTAAGGTGCATCAGACCAAACTAaaggaagaggaagagatatCAAAGAg CATTATGGATCGTGAGAAGCGGCTAAGTATATTGTACCAAAAGCAGGGGAGGGCGACCCAATTCGCAAACAAAGCTGCTAGAGATAAGTGGCTTCAAAAGGAAATTGAAGATCTCAAGCCTGTACTTTTATCAAATAGAAAGCAG GAAGGTTTACTTCAAGAAGAAATTCAGAAGCTTAAAGATGAAATCACTGATTTAACTAACTACATTGAGTCTAGGAAAAACGAATCAAGTAAGTTAGAGGAAGCACTTGCAAAAAGACATAATGACTACAACGATTTGAGGAAGCAGAGAGATGTGCTTCAAGAAGAAAGGAA GTCATATTGGAAGGAGGAATCTGAGGTGACAGCTGAACTTGATAGGCTACAAGAAGAGCTTGTAAAGGCAAAGAAAAGCTTGGACCATGCAACTCCTGGG GATATTAGGAGAGGCCTGAATTCTGTTAACACAATCATTAAGGACTATGGTATTTCTGGAGTTTTTGGTCCTGTATTAGAACTGGTTGATTGCGAAGAGAAGTTCTTTACAGCTGTTGAGGTCACTGCTGCAAATAG CTTGTTCCATGTGGTTGTCGAGAACGATGACATATCAACCAGGATCATTGAATTATTGACTCGAATAAAAGGTGGAAGGGTGACATTTATACCACTGAACAGAGTGAAAGTTCCAGACCTCAGCTGTCCACAAAGTCCTGATTTTGTTCCGTTGTTGAAAAAATTGAAATATCGAGCTGAGCATCGTCGTGCTTTCGAACAG GTTTTTGGCAGGACAGTCATATGCCGAGATCTGGAAACTGCGACAAAAGTTGCACGTAGCAATGGTCTAGATTGCATCACACTTGATG GTGATCAAGTAGGGAAAAAAGGTGCTATGACAGGAGGTTTCTATGATTCTAGACGCTCAAAACTAAAGCTTGTGAAAATAGTAAGGGATAACCATACAGCAATTGAGAAAAAGGCGACTCATCTAGAGGCTGTCGGAAATAAGCTAAAAG ATATAGATAAGAAAATTACAGATTTAGTTACCAAACAGCAACAAATGGATGCTGAACGTGATCATGCCAAGTCGGAGTTGGAACAATTTAAGGTTGACATTGCCAGGGCTATGAAGCAAAAGGTGTCACTTGAGAAAGCCCTTGGCAAGAAG GACAAATCACTTGACAACATCCGCAACCAAATTGAGCAAGTCCAGTCTAGCATTGCAATGAAGAATGATGAAATGGGCACAGAGCTTATTGATCAGCTAACTTCAGAAGAAAGAGATGTCCTTTCACGATTGAATCCTGAAATTACTGATTTGAAGGAGAGGTTTCTAATGTGTAAAAACAGTCGGATTGAG ATTGAAACGCGAAAGGAAGAATTAGAGACCAATTTATCAACGAATCTTATCAGGCGTCAGAAAGAGCTAGAAGCGATAATTTCATCTGCAGATTCTAGAACCTTGCCTCTGGAAGCTGAGGCAAAAGAGCAAGAACTGAAAAGTTCCAAGAGAAATCTTGATGAATTAACTTCGTTATTAAAGG CTAATGTCGATGCCATAAATAACTTCACCAGAAAGATGGATGATCTGAAAAGAAAAAGGGATGATCTGAAG ACTCGTGAAGTGATTTTGGAGCAGACTGTACAAGATGGTGCGAAAGACTTGGAACAGTTGATGAACAGCAGGAGCACTTATCTAGCCAAGCAAGAAGAGTGCACGAAGAAGATCCGAGACTTGGGCTCGTTGCCTGCTGATGCTTTTGAAGC GtacaaaaggaaaaacaagaaaCAGCTACATAAGATGCTCTATGACTGTAATGAGCAGTTGAAGCAGTTTAGTCATGTGAACCAAAAGGCTCTTGACCAATATGTGAACTTCACAGAACAACGCGAACAACTGCAGAGAAGGCGGGCTGAACTTGATGCCGGTGATGTG AAAATTATGGAACTCATATCGGTTTTAGACCAAAGGAAGGATGAATCAATTGAGCGCACATTTAAAGGGGTTGCAAGGCACTTCCGTGAAGTGTTCTCTGAGCTGGTGCAAGGTGGTCATGGATATTTGGTTATGATGAAGAAAAAG CTGTTCATTTGA
- the LOC136514070 gene encoding uncharacterized protein isoform X2 — protein sequence MSYYGSSSSGGRSSRRVDYGRTYVVRPKGRHLATIVWLHGLGDNGASWSQLLDSLPLPNIKWICPTAASRPVAAFGGFPCSAWFDVEDTSIDGRDDIEGLDASAAHIANLLSSEPSDVKLGIGGFSMGAAVALHSAACYAHGKFTSGIPYPITLNAIISLSGWLPCSRTLRGKMESSHIAVRRAASLPILLGHGRVDEVVVYRNGERSAEILRNSGFSFLTFKPYNGLGHYTIPEETDDLCNWLSSSLGLSRSR from the exons ATGAGCTATTACGGCAGCAGTTCTTCTG GTGGACGAAGCAGTAGGAGAGTCGACTACGGGAGGACATATGTGGTGAGGCCAAAGGGaaggcacctagccaccattgTGTGGCTCCATGGCCTAGGTGACAATGGTGCCAG CTGGTCCCAGCTCCTGGATTCTCTTCCTCTACCAAAT atcaagtgGATATGCCCCACCGCTGCAAGCCGGCCTGTCGCGGCTTTTGGTGGATTCCCTTGCAGTGCAT GGTTTGACGTTGAGGACACATCTATAGATGGCCGTGATGACATTGAGGGACTGGATGCTTCAGCTGCACACATTGCAAATCTGCTGTCCTCTGAGCCATCTGATG TGAAGCTTGGGATTGGTGGTTTCAGCATGGGTGCCGCTGTTGCCCTCCACTCAGCAGCATGCTATGCTCATGGCAAATTCACAAGTGGCATTCCCTATCCAATCACACTCAACGCAATCATCAGTTTGAGTGGCTGGCTCCCTTGCTCAAG GACCCTGAGGGGCAAGATGGAGAGTTCGCATATTGCTGTAAGAAGGGCTGCCTCCTTGCCCATCCTGCTTGGTCATGGAAGAG TGGATGAAGTTGTCGTCTACAGGAATGGCGAGAGATCAGCTGAGATTCTGAGGAACTCAGGATTCTCATTTCTGACTTTCAAGCCCTACAACGG GTTGGGCCATTATACAATCCCTGAAGAAACGGACGATCTCTGCAACTGGCTCAGCTCATCACTTGGCCTCAGCCGATCTCGCTAA
- the LOC136514070 gene encoding uncharacterized protein isoform X1 codes for MPIHYPAWMIDHSGGRSSRRVDYGRTYVVRPKGRHLATIVWLHGLGDNGASWSQLLDSLPLPNIKWICPTAASRPVAAFGGFPCSAWFDVEDTSIDGRDDIEGLDASAAHIANLLSSEPSDVKLGIGGFSMGAAVALHSAACYAHGKFTSGIPYPITLNAIISLSGWLPCSRTLRGKMESSHIAVRRAASLPILLGHGRVDEVVVYRNGERSAEILRNSGFSFLTFKPYNGLGHYTIPEETDDLCNWLSSSLGLSRSR; via the exons ATGCCCATACATTATCCTGCATGGATGATCGATCATTCAGGTGGACGAAGCAGTAGGAGAGTCGACTACGGGAGGACATATGTGGTGAGGCCAAAGGGaaggcacctagccaccattgTGTGGCTCCATGGCCTAGGTGACAATGGTGCCAG CTGGTCCCAGCTCCTGGATTCTCTTCCTCTACCAAAT atcaagtgGATATGCCCCACCGCTGCAAGCCGGCCTGTCGCGGCTTTTGGTGGATTCCCTTGCAGTGCAT GGTTTGACGTTGAGGACACATCTATAGATGGCCGTGATGACATTGAGGGACTGGATGCTTCAGCTGCACACATTGCAAATCTGCTGTCCTCTGAGCCATCTGATG TGAAGCTTGGGATTGGTGGTTTCAGCATGGGTGCCGCTGTTGCCCTCCACTCAGCAGCATGCTATGCTCATGGCAAATTCACAAGTGGCATTCCCTATCCAATCACACTCAACGCAATCATCAGTTTGAGTGGCTGGCTCCCTTGCTCAAG GACCCTGAGGGGCAAGATGGAGAGTTCGCATATTGCTGTAAGAAGGGCTGCCTCCTTGCCCATCCTGCTTGGTCATGGAAGAG TGGATGAAGTTGTCGTCTACAGGAATGGCGAGAGATCAGCTGAGATTCTGAGGAACTCAGGATTCTCATTTCTGACTTTCAAGCCCTACAACGG GTTGGGCCATTATACAATCCCTGAAGAAACGGACGATCTCTGCAACTGGCTCAGCTCATCACTTGGCCTCAGCCGATCTCGCTAA